One Elephas maximus indicus isolate mEleMax1 chromosome X, mEleMax1 primary haplotype, whole genome shotgun sequence DNA segment encodes these proteins:
- the LOC126068762 gene encoding LOW QUALITY PROTEIN: acyl-CoA wax alcohol acyltransferase 2-like (The sequence of the model RefSeq protein was modified relative to this genomic sequence to represent the inferred CDS: inserted 2 bases in 2 codons; substituted 1 base at 1 genomic stop codon), translating into MGREVWASRPFYARESPHEPIHLLYVEIELVLQEEKWGTEGMFRKVESSSTEANRGTRLICNCRDSSKPSVGETSQRRYEETVNRRKSVPGSIFPGPPTSDDQIIVTHHWLSAIKQTPDAAHSPAGAGWASSSNHYVTCGNLYLVVFTSYWPITVFIFTWLAFDWKTLERGGCQLTCVRHWHLWKWYCDYFPLNLWMTHDISPNHNYILVCHPHGIVSLSYFGHFVTEITGFSKIFSGLTFYMLTLGAFFWLPFPRDYTISAGELAPRSGLAECRYNQPGSTTLVLKNQSAFVYTPLWHGVALISSYFFGETDFYDQPIFNPXGFVHCLQKWFQSMAHIYLCAFCGRXFIRNSRGPLLYAQPVTTIVGEPLPLPKIENPSQKTIAKYHALYIDALHKLFDQHKITFGMSETQXLVMV; encoded by the exons ATGGGGAGAGAGGTCTGGGCCAGCAGGCCTTTCTATGCCCGTGAAAGCCCCCATGAGCCCATCCACTTACTCTACGTGGAGATAGAGCTGGTCCTGCAAGAGGAGAAG TGGGGCACGGAAGGCATGTTCCGGAAGGTGGAGAGCAGTTCCACTGAGGCTAACCGAGGAACGAGGCTTATCTGCAACTGCAGGGACTCAAGCAAACCTTCAGTGGGAGAGA CTTCGCAGAGACGATATGAAGAAACCGTGAATCGAAGGAAAAGTGTCCCTGGTTCTATCTTTCCAGGACCCCCAACTTCTGATGACCAGATCATTGTGACTCACCACTGGCTCTCTGCCATTAAACAGACTCCAGATGCAGCCCACAGCCCTGCTGGAGCTG GCTGGGCTTCCTCCAGCAATCACTATGTGACCTGTGGCAACCTCTACCTGGTGGTGTTCACATCATACTGGCCAATCACTGTGTTCATTTTCACCTGGCTGGCTTTTGACTGGAAGACCCTTGAGCGAG GTGGCTGCCAGCTTACCTGTGTGAGGCATTGGCACCTGTGGAAATGGTACTGTGATTACTTCCCTCTCAAT CTTTGGATGACTCATGATATCTCTCCCAACCACAACTACATCCTTGTCTGTCACCCTCATGGCATCGTGTCCCTTTCCTACTTTGGCCACTTTGTCACAGAGATCACAGGCTTCTCCAAGATCTTTTCTGGCCTCACCTTCTATATGCTCACACTGGGAGCCTTTTTCTGGTTGCCTTTCCCCAGAGACTATACAATATCTGCAGGTGAATTGGCTCCTAGGAG TGGCCTGGCAGAGTGCAGATACAACCAGCCAGGCTCTACCACCCTGGTCTTAAAGAATCAGAGTGCCTTTGTGTACACGCCCCTTTGGCATGG GGTGGCTCTAATCTCCAGTTATTTCTTTGGGGAGACAGACTTCTATGATCAGCCTATTTTCAATC GAGGCTTTGTCCACTGCTTGCAGAAGTGGTTCCAGAGCATGGCACATATCTACCTTTGTGCTTTCTGTGGAC GCTTCATCAGGAACTCCAGAGGCCCTCTGCTCTACGCTCAGCCTGTAACCACCATTG TGGGGGAGCCTCTACCACTGCCCAAGATTGAGAACCCAAGCCAGAAGACTATCGCTAAATACCACGCACTCTATATTGATGCCCTACACAAACTGTTTGACCAGCATAAGATCACTTTTGGCATGTCAGAGACCCAGTAGCTGGTGATGGTTTGA